The following proteins are encoded in a genomic region of Mesoplodon densirostris isolate mMesDen1 chromosome 12, mMesDen1 primary haplotype, whole genome shotgun sequence:
- the LOC132499803 gene encoding zinc finger protein 385A-like — translation MQSSRSGRGGSRRHRGGDWTRTEGAASGCRPPRGSAHLAPGTLRTEVSLPQNGAEGGSEVPSPHPLPAPPAAPPRAAAGARPLLRPAMLAPGPLTDQLSHGRGHSFPPVGPSRGEERRKEGAR, via the exons ATGCAG TCCTCGCGCTCCGGCCGAGGTGGGAGCCGGCGACACCGGGGCGGAGACTGGACGCGCACCGAGGGGGCGGCCTCCGGGTGTCGCCCGCCCCGCGGGAGCGCCCACCTCGCCCCCGGGACCCTGAGGACGGAG GTCTCGCTGCCACAAAATGGCGCTGAGGGAGGAAGCGAGGTCCCGtcgccccacccccttcccgcTCCtcccgccgccccgccccgcgccgccgccgGCGCCCGCCCGCTTCTCCGCCCCGCCATGTTAGCGCCCGGCCCACTCACCGATCAGTTGTCTCACGGACGCGGCCACAGCTTCCCGCCCGTCGGGCCCAGCCGCGGGGAGGAAAGGCGAAAGGAGGGCGCCCGCTGA